The window CATTTATAATCTGTTGACTGCGGCAGGCAAGTAATATCAACTTTTCATATTTAGGCAAAAAGCCGGGGGAATATCGCTGCAAGAGCGGTAACCTCCCGGCTTTTTTTAATGGAATAACTCTTGAATCTGTCTTTACCGTTGTATAATAAAGAGAGCTTACTGCTGTACTTTAACGGAAAAGAGGACTTAAGAATGACTGAGGGGAAAATCATCAAGCACTACCGGGAGAAGCAGCAATTAACCCAGCGTGAGCTTGGTCATGGGATTTGCTCAGTGACTCATCTAAGCAAAATAGAGCGGGGCATCACCGAGTATTCCTCCGAAATCATCGATTTATTATGCGGGCGCCTCAATATCAATATGGCTACAGAGATAGAACGTTTCCATATGACCCAGCGCAAGTTAAACGAATGGCATGATGCGATGGTAATGCAGCGGACGAAAGAAGCGGAGATCCTGAAGGAGCAGATTGAGCGGGAAACACTTAAAGATTTGCCCGATTACAAAATCCCGTATCCCCTGCTGTTAACCCGTTACTATTTATATAACAATGACTTGAAGCCTGCTTCCAGGCTGATCCGGGAGATTGGAAAGGATGAATATGCTTCGCCTTACGTGCGCAACTATTTTAAGCATCTTCAGGGAATCTATTATTTTTTGTCGGGTAAATTCCTGGAATGTATCGGCGTTTTGACGGAGATTGACGAGCCGGAGTATACCGAACAGGAGTATTTCTATCATTTGGCGCTTGCGTATCATTCGATTCATTCCAATATTATCGCCTACTATTATGGGGAAAAAGCGCTGCAATATTTCCGCAAGACACTTAATCTGGTGCGGATTATCGATACCGAGACCCTTTTGCTGATTCAGCTGAGTGTGAATGAACCGCATTATTTCTCGATAGCTAAGCAGTCTTACGAAAATCTGATCAAAGCCTGTGAGTTATGCGGCTCTATCGACCGCAAGTACAAGCTGCTCCATAACCTTGCCTTTGAGCATATGCGCCGGGGGCTGTACGACGAAGCGGCCGACCTGTTCGAACAGGTGATGGAGCTGATTAGCGGGCCGGACCATTCGTTCTACCTGACTGTGCTTGACTGCTATATCACTTCCTGCGTGGGCGCTAAGCGCCTTCCCGTATCCGAATTGCTTGCTTTAACCTATCAAGGGCTGACACTGGCGACGGAGCGTACAGACAACCGGGCGATTAACTTTAACCTGCTGATGCTGTCGCTGAAAGAGGATTGGCAGCCGTATTACCGTTATATTGAGGAGGAAGCCCTGCCGCATTTCCGCAGCAATGGCGACACCTATGCCATCGAGCGGTATGAGCGCAAGCTGTTGTCCTATTATCTAAAGAGCGGCGAACGCGATAAAGCACTGGATCTTTCGCTCTCCATGATTGGCGGCATGAGCAGCGGGCTGGAGAATTATTGATACATCCGGGATGGCCGAGGCGGAGGTGCTGTTTCCGTTATAAAAAAAGAGACCACCCGCGCGCAGAGCTGAAGCTGCAAGCGGGGCGGTCTCTTTGTGATGTTATTCTGCAGTGGCCGAAGCCGCTTCCTTACCGGCAAAAAAATTCGGCAAATACTCCCTGTTCGCCTCCAGCATTTCATCCAGCATGAATATAGCCGTCTCTACGGAAGGCACGAGCGGATGATGGGCGAGCGCCTGGATCGCCAGGCTGCGGTCGCCGGTAACGGCGGCGTCAATCGCCAGCTGCTCATACGTCTTCACGGCATGGATCAGTCCCTTCGCCATCGGCGGCACCTTGGTCAGCGGCAGCGGCAGCGGACCGGTCTTCGTGACGACACAGTTGACCTCAATGCTGGCATCCTCCGGCAAAAAGCTGAGAATGCCGCGGTTCGCCACGTTCAGTGTCTGAATATCATTCGTGCCGTTATGTAGCGAGCGCATCAGGTTGACCGCCGCTTCGGAATAAAAGGCTCCGCCGCGCTGCTCCAGCTGCTTCGGCTTCTCCTTCAGCTCCAGATTGCTGTAGATTTCGAACAGCTCTTCCTCGACGCGTTTGACTACTTCGGCACGGTTTGCACCCTGCCTGGCGGAGGCCAGCTGCTCTTCGAGCATGGCGTCGGTCATGTAGAAATATTTCAAATAATAAGAGGGCAGAGCACGCAAGGACTGCAGGAATTCGGGATTCCACTCCCGTGCAGGGACGTTCTTCGCGCTGTAGCCAGCCGTATCGGCCAGCATCTCATCCAGCTTGTCTTCACCCTCGACATCAATCCGGGTAATCCAGTGCAGGTGATTAAGCCCGACGAACTCGGCATAAATCCGGTCCGGCGCGGCATTGTATTTCGCTGATACCTGCTTGATCAGCCCGATCGGCGCATTGCAGAGTCCGATGCTCTTCACCTTCGAGTATCTCAGCACCGCTTCGGTCACCATTCCCGCCGGGTTGGTGAAGTTCAGCAGCCAGGCATCAGGAGCGAGCTCTTCGATATCCCGGCAGATGTCCAGGATGACGGGAATGGTGCGCAGCGCTTTCATCATTCCGCCCGGGCCGGTCGTTTCCTGGCCGATGACGCCGTATTTGAGCGGAATGGACTCATCGCGGGCGCGGGCGTCCAGCATGCCGACGCGGATCTGGGTGCTGACGAAGTCCGCTCCGGCAATCGCCTCGCGGCGGTCAGTCGTCAGGTGGACTGTAATCGGCAGACCCGATTCCTGCACCATCCGCTTAGCCAGACTGCCGACAATGTTCAGCTTACGCAGGCCGGGCTCAATATCCACGAGCCACAGCTCAGTCACAGGAAGCTCCTTGTGATGGAGAATGAAGCCTTCGATCAGTTCAGGTGTATAGGAAGAGCCGCCGCCAATCACGGCGATCTTAAGTCCTTGGTTAGCTGCCAAGATGAATCACTCCTGTCTTGTTGTTATCGGAATGGGTTCGAATTCTTGAAAGGGACGCATTTTGTCATAGATTTCACTGGTGATGCTGAGGCCGTCGCTTTCCAGCGCAGCCCACACCGCACCGACCACAGGCTCTGTGGCCAAGGTAACAACAGAGGCGTGCGGCGCGGCTTCGCGCACAGCCTGTTCAATGGGCCCGCGGATCCAGCCGCGGTCCCCCCGGGTCAGCAGGCTGCCGGCCAGCACGACGTCGAAGACGTCATGCTCCATGCCCAGCCTGCGGATCACGGCCGCTGCCGACTTGCCCAGCTCGGCACCCTGCCGGTGCAGGATGGCAAGCGCGGCGGTATCGCCGGCTGCTGTCGCCGGGAACAGCAGGCGCGCCGCATGCAGCGGCACGGATTTGCCGTGGTCGAGGAAGTCGTTGTACATGTCCCCGACCGACTTGTAGCCCAGCAGCTCCAGCAGCGCTGCCGTCAGCAGAGTTGGTGCCTCGCGCCCGTCCCAGGCACGGATCACGGTGCGGAACACCTCGACATTCAGCGCGCCGCCGCCGCCGAAATCGCCGTACATATAATCGAAGCCGCCGCACTGGAAGTGCTGGCCTTCACGGTTACGTCCTGCGGCATTGGTGCCGGTGCCGCAGATCAGGGCAACCCCGTACGGGCGGTCCGTGCCCGCCCGGAGGCCGATCATCGTGTCACCGCCAATCGTATAGCGGCTGAATCCGATGCCGCGGATCAGCGGATGGAGGATGTCGTAGTCCGTCTTGCGGTCGGCTCCGGCGAGCCCGAGATAGGTATGCCTGACATCCTCAAGCCGGAGCCCGGCCTCCGTAAGCGCGGCAAACGCTGCTGCACGGATATTCGCGGCGGCTTCCTCCACGCCGGTCTGGTGATTGCCGTTGCCGCTCCTGCCCTTACCGAGCACGTTGCCGGCGGCATCGGTCAGCAGGGCATAGGTTTTACTTCCGCCCCCATCGATCCCCATATAGTAAGCCAATGGTCGTCACTCCTAAAGTTTTGTGAGCAATCCTTCATTGATGTGTCTTCGTACAAAACTGTCTTCGAAAGCATATGCTTATATCTTTTAAAAAGTGGATTTCGTCCAGACCTGTTAATTCGCTGCTTTATACAAAAATGTGTTATAGCACGTCTTCTGATTAAAAGAAGTGGAATTTCTCCACTTATTTCTTCATTAAACACTGCGTATAGAATGCTAGTGGGAAAAACTCCGCTTAATTGTACCTAATTCGTCCCCAGAGTAGTGGATGGCCCGAAATAGGTGGAGGTTTTCCAACTAATCATCGTAAATTAGGAAAAATGATGGAATTAGGTGGAGGGATTCCAACTAAGTGTTGAATTCCCTCTTTCTGAAACAGACGCTTGCTGATCAACAGCCCTCAATTTTCTCTGCTTCATTCCAATGTTACTCGTTCTTAAGAATAATTAGCGGCGATTAGCGGCGATTTCACCATCTGTTTCGGGCAGGGCGTACGCCAATCAACAGTCTGGAGACCTCCTGGTTAAGCTTCTGAAGTACATTCTGAACGGGGATTTACCCGGCGGTCTATCTGGCGGCCGCAGTCGATTCCCGCACAATCAGCTCCGGATCAATCCGGATGCTGGCGCCCCGCTTCATATTGCCGTTCATCCGCCGCAGCAGCATATCGGCTGCGGCCAGTCCGATCTTGTCGGCAGGCTGGCGCAGCGTGGTCAGATGCGGGCGGAGCTGTGAAGCAATATAATGGTCGTCATAGCCGACCACCGCTACCTCTTCCGGCACGCGGACGCCGGCCTCCATCAGGGCATTGATCAGGCCGAGCGCGATGTTGTCATCGCCCGCGAACACTGCCGTGGGCAGCTTCCCCTCCCGGAGCCAGCGCTTGCCCGTGTCATAACCCATGCCGATATCGAAATCTCCGTGTACAATTTCGAACGGCTCTAACCCTTGCTCCTGCAGTGCCTGCAGGAAGCCGCTGCGCCGCTCGCGCGTGCTGCGGAACATCTCCTGCCCGCAGAGATGGGCGATGGAGGTGTGTCCCAGCTCCAGCAGATGGCTGGCTGCGGCATAGCCGCCTTTGACATTGTCGATGGTAACCGAGTAGGCATCATTGCTCTCCTGCTGATTATCGATCAGCACATAGGGAATGCCCCGGCGCTTCAGCTCCACGAGATAATTGTCTTCCTCCATCGGCGATAGCAGAATCAGTCCGTCTACCCGGTCCTCCTGGATCAGGTAATGATGGTCGCTGCCTTCCATACCTGTAGAGATGGAGATGGCCAGGAAATACCCGTGCAGCGCAAGCACCTCGTTCAGCTCTTTGACCACTGCATCGAAGAAGGAATCCTGCAGCGTCGTTACGATCAGGCCGATAATTCCGGTCTTGCCGCTGGCCAGACTGCGGGCAGCCGCGCTCGGCCGGTAGTCCAGCTCCCGGATCGCATCGAGCACCTTCTGCCGGTTGTTTTCCCGCACGGATCCGGCGCCGTTTAGTACGCGGGATACGGTAACAACGGACAATCCCGATTTTTTGGCTACATCAAATATACTTACTTTCATCTCCAGCGCTCCTTGCGGTGATTTTCCGAAGCTATAATACTACCTCCAGTATACAGGGTCGGGAGATGTTCCGCTAAAGGTGTTACCGCTTGATAATCTCGGTGACCTTGTTCTGAATAACCGGCATCACTTCCTCAAGTGTTTTGTGGCCGGTCTCGACCGGCTGGAGCTCATTGATGAACATGTCGTTGATCTGCGAATAGTTGGTGATCAGATGGTTGTAGGATTCATAGCCGTATTTGACCGCACCTTCGTACACCTTCTTCACATCCTCTGGATCAATGCCGTCAAAATGCTTGTAGTAAGCTTCCGCAGCCTCGGTGTTCACCGGCGGATTGCCGCCGCTCAGCTCGATGGATTTCTCCTGAACCTCTGTCGTCATCAGGAACTTGATCCATTCAAAAGCTTCCTTCGGATGCTTCGAGCCTTTTAGAATCAGCAGCGGGTCAACATACAAGGTGCTCCGTACTTTATCATTACCGCCCCATGGGACTGCGGCTACGCCGATTTTAAACGGAAAATCATTCGCGCCTGCCAGATTCCAGGAGCCGCCGATCGACATACCGATTTTGCCGGCTACGAAGGGGTCGCCGTTCTGGCCCGCTACACTTTTGCTCCACTCGGAGGTAGGTGATACTTTGTCCTTAAAGACCAGATCGAATAATTTCTGGTAAGCAGCGATAACCTCCGGTGAGTCAAAATGTGTCTCAGACGGTACGCCCCCGTTAGTCCACGTATCCGCGGAATACGGTTCTGCTCCGAAATACAGCGGCCGCATATCACGTTCAGCCCAGGTAAAGTCAACCCCGTATTGAGTTTTGGCGATATCGTCCGACACTAAGGTCATCTGTTTGGCTTCTTCGACCATTTTCTCAAACGTCCAGCTCTTGTCCTCGTAGTCACTTGGCGGATAGGAGAGCTTCGCAGCATCGAACATATCCTTGTTGTACAGCATAAGTGTGACGTACATATTCACCGGGATGCCGTAGGTACGGTCATTGACCGTATATATTTTCATCAGATTGTCCGGGATATGGTAATCCTCGGCTTTGAACCCGTCTTCGGCTATCAGGTCGGTCAGATCGAGCAGCATATCTTTGTTGTAATATTCGGCAAAACCGCCGTATCCGTAGTGGCTGGTGACATCGGGCGATTTGCCTCCGGCAATCAGGGTCTGCAGCTTGCTGTCGAACTGCTCGTAGGGCGCTTTTTCCACTTTGACCTTGATATTCGGGTGCTCCTTCTCAAAATCAGGAATCAGCTTCTCGATGAAGGTGCGGTCCTCGGAATCAATCGTATAGTGCGTAATCGTCACTTGTTCGTCTGAGCCGCCGTTGTTACCGTTGTTTCCGCTGCCTGTTGCCACATTGCCTGCCGATTTACCCCCGCCGCAGCCGGACAAAGCCGCCGCTGTAGTCAACAGTGCGGCCAGCAGCAATGCGGACCGTTTCCTAATGGTGTTCTTATTCATCCAGAATCCCTCCATCATTTCAAGAGTATTGGGCCGCTGTAAGAGTAGCGGAGATTACTTGATGCCTGTAAGTACGATGCCTTCCACGAACTGCTTCTGGGCGATGGCGAACAGGGTG of the Paenibacillus pedocola genome contains:
- a CDS encoding helix-turn-helix domain-containing protein; the encoded protein is MTEGKIIKHYREKQQLTQRELGHGICSVTHLSKIERGITEYSSEIIDLLCGRLNINMATEIERFHMTQRKLNEWHDAMVMQRTKEAEILKEQIERETLKDLPDYKIPYPLLLTRYYLYNNDLKPASRLIREIGKDEYASPYVRNYFKHLQGIYYFLSGKFLECIGVLTEIDEPEYTEQEYFYHLALAYHSIHSNIIAYYYGEKALQYFRKTLNLVRIIDTETLLLIQLSVNEPHYFSIAKQSYENLIKACELCGSIDRKYKLLHNLAFEHMRRGLYDEAADLFEQVMELISGPDHSFYLTVLDCYITSCVGAKRLPVSELLALTYQGLTLATERTDNRAINFNLLMLSLKEDWQPYYRYIEEEALPHFRSNGDTYAIERYERKLLSYYLKSGERDKALDLSLSMIGGMSSGLENY
- a CDS encoding 6-phospho-beta-glucosidase; this translates as MAANQGLKIAVIGGGSSYTPELIEGFILHHKELPVTELWLVDIEPGLRKLNIVGSLAKRMVQESGLPITVHLTTDRREAIAGADFVSTQIRVGMLDARARDESIPLKYGVIGQETTGPGGMMKALRTIPVILDICRDIEELAPDAWLLNFTNPAGMVTEAVLRYSKVKSIGLCNAPIGLIKQVSAKYNAAPDRIYAEFVGLNHLHWITRIDVEGEDKLDEMLADTAGYSAKNVPAREWNPEFLQSLRALPSYYLKYFYMTDAMLEEQLASARQGANRAEVVKRVEEELFEIYSNLELKEKPKQLEQRGGAFYSEAAVNLMRSLHNGTNDIQTLNVANRGILSFLPEDASIEVNCVVTKTGPLPLPLTKVPPMAKGLIHAVKTYEQLAIDAAVTGDRSLAIQALAHHPLVPSVETAIFMLDEMLEANREYLPNFFAGKEAASATAE
- a CDS encoding N-acetylglucosamine kinase, whose translation is MAYYMGIDGGGSKTYALLTDAAGNVLGKGRSGNGNHQTGVEEAAANIRAAAFAALTEAGLRLEDVRHTYLGLAGADRKTDYDILHPLIRGIGFSRYTIGGDTMIGLRAGTDRPYGVALICGTGTNAAGRNREGQHFQCGGFDYMYGDFGGGGALNVEVFRTVIRAWDGREAPTLLTAALLELLGYKSVGDMYNDFLDHGKSVPLHAARLLFPATAAGDTAALAILHRQGAELGKSAAAVIRRLGMEHDVFDVVLAGSLLTRGDRGWIRGPIEQAVREAAPHASVVTLATEPVVGAVWAALESDGLSITSEIYDKMRPFQEFEPIPITTRQE
- a CDS encoding LacI family DNA-binding transcriptional regulator, with amino-acid sequence MKVSIFDVAKKSGLSVVTVSRVLNGAGSVRENNRQKVLDAIRELDYRPSAAARSLASGKTGIIGLIVTTLQDSFFDAVVKELNEVLALHGYFLAISISTGMEGSDHHYLIQEDRVDGLILLSPMEEDNYLVELKRRGIPYVLIDNQQESNDAYSVTIDNVKGGYAAASHLLELGHTSIAHLCGQEMFRSTRERRSGFLQALQEQGLEPFEIVHGDFDIGMGYDTGKRWLREGKLPTAVFAGDDNIALGLINALMEAGVRVPEEVAVVGYDDHYIASQLRPHLTTLRQPADKIGLAAADMLLRRMNGNMKRGASIRIDPELIVRESTAAAR
- a CDS encoding ABC transporter substrate-binding protein, with the translated sequence MNKNTIRKRSALLLAALLTTAAALSGCGGGKSAGNVATGSGNNGNNGGSDEQVTITHYTIDSEDRTFIEKLIPDFEKEHPNIKVKVEKAPYEQFDSKLQTLIAGGKSPDVTSHYGYGGFAEYYNKDMLLDLTDLIAEDGFKAEDYHIPDNLMKIYTVNDRTYGIPVNMYVTLMLYNKDMFDAAKLSYPPSDYEDKSWTFEKMVEEAKQMTLVSDDIAKTQYGVDFTWAERDMRPLYFGAEPYSADTWTNGGVPSETHFDSPEVIAAYQKLFDLVFKDKVSPTSEWSKSVAGQNGDPFVAGKIGMSIGGSWNLAGANDFPFKIGVAAVPWGGNDKVRSTLYVDPLLILKGSKHPKEAFEWIKFLMTTEVQEKSIELSGGNPPVNTEAAEAYYKHFDGIDPEDVKKVYEGAVKYGYESYNHLITNYSQINDMFINELQPVETGHKTLEEVMPVIQNKVTEIIKR